The following nucleotide sequence is from Corynebacterium hindlerae.
CGGCTTCACCTTGGTGCAGGCGAACCGCCTGGCCATTAACAACGTCTACTGCTGGGAGAAGTGTAAAAGTCATGCGTTAAATTCTATCCCGTTTGCTTACAGGCTTTGCACCCAGTTGCGGAGCAACTTCAGCCCCACGTCACCGGATTTTTCCGGATGGAACTGGGTGGCCCACAGCGCGCCGTTGTCCACCGCTGCCACGAAACGGTCATTCTCGTGCGTTGACCAGGCAACTTTCGGGGCGGTGGTGAGCCCATCGCCGGTCAGTTCCCAGGAGCGCACCCCGTAGGAGTGGACGAAGTAGAACCGGTCCTCAGGGGTAATCCCGGCGAACATCTCGGAATCTTCCGGTGTCTCCACCGTGTTCCAGCCCATGTGCGGCAACACCTTAGCCTGCAGCTTTTCGACGCTCCCAGGCCACTCACCACAGCCCTGCGAGGTCACCCCGTGCTCAATGCCCGTGTCAAACAGGATCTGCATGCCCACGCAGATCCCCATGACCGGTCGGCCACCCGCCAGACGCTCGCCGATGAGGCGTGGCCCGTGCACTGCCCGCAATCCCCGCATGCACGCATCAAAGGCGCCGACACCGGGGACCAGCAGCCCATCGGCTTCCAGCACCGTCGTGGGATCAGAGGTGACAGTCACCCGGGCCCCAACATGTTCCAGTGCACGTTGTGCAGAGCGAATGTTTCCGGAGCCGTAATCGAGCAGGGCAATGTTCTTCATGCGGAACATTGTAGCCAGTAGGGTTACTTCGTCTTCTTCGCCTTACCCCTGGAGGTGTGCCTGCCAGGAAGTGGCAGACGCTTCACGCTCGGCACGCGACGCAGGCGGGTCTTGATGTTGTCGTAGTCCGTCACGCGGTGCTTACCCAAGTAGGTATCCAGTATTGTTGCCAGCAGGCCAAAGGCCATAATTCCGGCGGCCGCTGCGAAGGCTCCCGAGTAGGCGAACGACGCCGCAACGAAACCAAGCGCGAACGAACCGACACCGGTGCCGGAGTCGAAGGAAATGTTCCACAGCGCGGAGGCCTCGGATACCCGGCTGCGTGGCAGGCGGGTAAACATGGTGAGCAACGCTTCGTTCTGGGCGGCACCGAACCCGCCGCCGTACAGCACCGCCGCCAAAAACAGCAGCCACACGGACCAGTGGTTGGCCACCGTCATTGCCATGATAGCCAGGCCCAACGCGCCAATCAGCAGCGCCGGGGCCATCGTGGCACCAGCGTCGCCGCGTCGGTCAGCCACGACGCCTGCCAGGTATCGGAACACCATCTGGGCTCCGCCCACGATGGAGAGCACCACGCCCGCGAACAACGCACCGTTCACCGCGTCAGCTTCCCGTACCGCGGCTGGCAAGAAGGTGGACACCGTACCGAAGCCCATGGCAGCGACAAAAATACCGATCGCAGGGACGGTCACCAGCTTCCACGTCGCCACGCTCCGGCGCGCAGGTTCAGCAGTGGTGGTATCCGCAGCGGCTTCCGCCTCGTCCGGCACATCGGGCGCAATGTTCGGAATAAGCAAGCAGCACACCGCGGCGACCAGCGCCACGGCGGCTCCCAGCACGTACACCAGTTCAAAGCTAATGTTTTCCGCCAGGTACAGGCCCATGGGCAAAAACAGCAGCTCCGAGGTGCCCACCGCCAAGCCAAGAGTTCCGGAGGCTTTCCCCAGGAAGCGCAATGGGACAAGTTCCGCGATCAGCGCCGATTCGGCCACGGTCAGCGCACCGAACCCGACGCCCCGGATAGCGGAGATCAGCAGCACCGGCAGCATCTGCATTCCCAGCAGGTATCCCACAGCGGGAACGCCCAACAGGAACGCGGACACGCTCATCACGGGAATGTAGCCGAAGCGCCGACAGAGTCGCGGCGTGACCACCTGGGTCAGGACGGTCGCCGCCATGAACA
It contains:
- the hisH gene encoding imidazole glycerol phosphate synthase subunit HisH, with product MKNIALLDYGSGNIRSAQRALEHVGARVTVTSDPTTVLEADGLLVPGVGAFDACMRGLRAVHGPRLIGERLAGGRPVMGICVGMQILFDTGIEHGVTSQGCGEWPGSVEKLQAKVLPHMGWNTVETPEDSEMFAGITPEDRFYFVHSYGVRSWELTGDGLTTAPKVAWSTHENDRFVAAVDNGALWATQFHPEKSGDVGLKLLRNWVQSL
- a CDS encoding MFS transporter — translated: MWRSPGFLATIIAVGAAFGSWSLLLPVVPLAVIQSGGSDAFAGATTGVFMAATVLTQVVTPRLCRRFGYIPVMSVSAFLLGVPAVGYLLGMQMLPVLLISAIRGVGFGALTVAESALIAELVPLRFLGKASGTLGLAVGTSELLFLPMGLYLAENISFELVYVLGAAVALVAAVCCLLIPNIAPDVPDEAEAAADTTTAEPARRSVATWKLVTVPAIGIFVAAMGFGTVSTFLPAAVREADAVNGALFAGVVLSIVGGAQMVFRYLAGVVADRRGDAGATMAPALLIGALGLAIMAMTVANHWSVWLLFLAAVLYGGGFGAAQNEALLTMFTRLPRSRVSEASALWNISFDSGTGVGSFALGFVAASFAYSGAFAAAAGIMAFGLLATILDTYLGKHRVTDYDNIKTRLRRVPSVKRLPLPGRHTSRGKAKKTK